One stretch of Mobula birostris isolate sMobBir1 chromosome 5, sMobBir1.hap1, whole genome shotgun sequence DNA includes these proteins:
- the hmgb2a gene encoding high mobility group protein B2a has protein sequence MVRKDPNKPRGKMSSYAYFVQTCREEHKKKHPEASVNFAEFSKKCSERWKTMSSKEKAKFEDLAKNDRARYDREMKNYVPQKGDKKKKKDPNAPKRPPSAFFIFCSDKRPKIKSESPGMSIGDVAKKLGEMWSTVQPKDKQTYEQKASKLKEKYEKEVAAYRAKCKNDASKKPAAKPAQAAKKKKEEEEEEDDEEEEEEEEEEEEEEDDDEDDD, from the exons ATGGTTAGAAAAGATCCGAATAAGCCTCGGGGCAAAATGTCCTCGTATGCCTATTTTGTGCAGACTTGTCGTGAGGAGCACAAGAAGAAACATCCGGAAGCCAGTGTCAACTTTGCAGAGTTTTCAAAGAAATGTTCTGAAAGATGGAAG ACCATGTCAAGCAAAGAGAAGGCAAAGTTTGAAGACCTGGCCAAGAATGACAGGGCCCGTTACGATCGGGAGATGAAGAACTATGTTCCTCAAAAGGgggacaagaagaagaagaaggatccAAATGCTCCCAAGAGACCACC GTCAGCATTTTTCATTTTCTGCTCTGACAAACGTCCAAAGATAAAGAGTGAATCCCCTGGGATGTCCATTGGTGATGTTGCAAAGAAACTGGGAGAGATGTGGTCCACAGTGCAACCCAAGGATAAGCAGACATATGAGCAAAAGGCATCCAAATTAAAGGAGAAGTATGAAAAG GAAGTTGCAGCATATCGTGCCAAATGCAAGAACGATGCTAGTAAGAAGCCTGCTGCCAAACCAGCTCAGGCtgcgaagaagaagaaggaggaggaagaggaggaggacgatgaagaggaggaagaggaagaggaggaggaagaagaggaagaagatgaTGACGAGGATGATGATTAA